One part of the Ziziphus jujuba cultivar Dongzao chromosome 2, ASM3175591v1 genome encodes these proteins:
- the LOC132799111 gene encoding phenylacetaldehyde reductase-like isoform X1, with product MIGEGKVVCVSGASGYIASWIVKHLLQRGYTVKVSVRYPNDPKKTEHLLSLDGAKERLHLFRADLLEEGSFDALVEGCEGVFHTASPLVVSAADPQAEIIDPAMKGTLNILRSCAKHPCIKRVIITSSIATVIYNGKRLAPDAVVDETWFSDPVFCEELKLWYILSKTLAEEAAWKFAKEKGIDLVTIHPGLVIGPLLQPTLNFSTEIILKLLNGAQTFRNMVYRFVDVRDVADAHIKAFEVPSARGRYCLVGHVAHVFEALKSLREIYPTLSLPDKCEDDKPFLQNHQVSKEKAKSLGVNYIPLEVSLRDTVESLKEKDYVNF from the exons ATGATTGGAGAAGGAAAGGTGGTGTGTGTTAGCGGAGCTTCTGGCTATATAGCTTCATGGATTGTAAAGCATTTACTACAACGTGGATACACTGTCAAAGTCTCTGTTCGCTACCCAA ATGATCCAAAGAAAACCGAACACTTGCTCTCGCTGGATGGAGCTAAGGAAAGACTTCATTTGTTTAGAGCAGATTTATTGGAAGAAGGATCTTTTGATGCATTAGTTGAGGGGTGTGAAGGTGTTTTCCATACCGCTTCCCCTTTAGTTGTTTCAGCCGCTGATCCACAG GCTGAAATAATTGACCCTGCCATGAAAGGAACACTCAATATTCTAAGATCTTGTGCAAAACATCCTTGTATCAAGAGAGTCATTATAACATCTTCCATTGCTACGGTTATATACAATGGAAAACGTTTGGCACCTGATGCTGTAGTTGATGAAACATGGTTTTCGGATCCTGTTTTCTGTGAGGAATTGAAG CTTTGGTATATTCTTTCAAAAACTTTAGCTGAAGAGGCTGCTTGGAAATTTGCTAAAGAAAAAGGGATTGACTTAGTGACCATACATCCAGGACTTGTGATTGGTCCTCTCTTACAGCCAACTCTAAATTTCTCTACAGAGATCATTCTGAAGCTTTTAAATG GAGCTCAAACCTTCCGCAATATGGTTTATAGATTTGTTGACGTTCGAGATGTTGCAGATGCACATATTAAAGCGTTTGAAGTCCCTTCTGCAAGAGGAAGGTATTGTTTAGTTGGACATGTTGCACATGTTTTTGAGGCTTTGAAGAGTTTAAGAGAAATCTACCCGACTCTGAGCCTTCCTGACAA ATGTGAAGATGACAAGCCCTTCTTGCAAAACCACCAAGTATCCAAGGAGAAAGCAAAAAGTTTAGGTGTTAATTATATTCCTTTGGAAGTGAGTCTTAGGGACACAGTTGAAAGCCTAAAGGAAAAGGATTATGTCAACTTTTAA
- the LOC132799111 gene encoding phenylacetaldehyde reductase-like isoform X2 has protein sequence MNGEEKVVCVTGASGYIASWLVKLLLKRGYTVKASVRDPNDPKKTEHLLSLDGAKERLHLFRADLLEEGSFDALVEGCEGVFHTASPLVVSAADPQAEIIDPAMKGTLNILRSCAKHPCIKRVIITSSIATVIYNGKRLAPDAVVDETWFSDPVFCEELKLWYILSKTLAEEAAWKFAKEKGIDLVTIHPGLVIGPLLQPTLNFSTEIILKLLNGAQTFRNMVYRFVDVRDVADAHIKAFEVPSARGRYCLVGHVAHVFEALKSLREIYPTLSLPDKCEDDKPFLQNHQVSKEKAKSLGVNYIPLEVSLRDTVESLKEKDYVNF, from the exons atgaatggAGAAGAAAAGGTGGTGTGTGTAACAGGAGCTTCTGGTTATATAGCTTCATGGTTGGTGAAGCTCTTATTAAAACGTGGTTACACTGTCAAAGCCTCTGTTCGTGACCCAA ATGATCCAAAGAAAACCGAACACTTGCTCTCGCTGGATGGAGCTAAGGAAAGACTTCATTTGTTTAGAGCAGATTTATTGGAAGAAGGATCTTTTGATGCATTAGTTGAGGGGTGTGAAGGTGTTTTCCATACCGCTTCCCCTTTAGTTGTTTCAGCCGCTGATCCACAG GCTGAAATAATTGACCCTGCCATGAAAGGAACACTCAATATTCTAAGATCTTGTGCAAAACATCCTTGTATCAAGAGAGTCATTATAACATCTTCCATTGCTACGGTTATATACAATGGAAAACGTTTGGCACCTGATGCTGTAGTTGATGAAACATGGTTTTCGGATCCTGTTTTCTGTGAGGAATTGAAG CTTTGGTATATTCTTTCAAAAACTTTAGCTGAAGAGGCTGCTTGGAAATTTGCTAAAGAAAAAGGGATTGACTTAGTGACCATACATCCAGGACTTGTGATTGGTCCTCTCTTACAGCCAACTCTAAATTTCTCTACAGAGATCATTCTGAAGCTTTTAAATG GAGCTCAAACCTTCCGCAATATGGTTTATAGATTTGTTGACGTTCGAGATGTTGCAGATGCACATATTAAAGCGTTTGAAGTCCCTTCTGCAAGAGGAAGGTATTGTTTAGTTGGACATGTTGCACATGTTTTTGAGGCTTTGAAGAGTTTAAGAGAAATCTACCCGACTCTGAGCCTTCCTGACAA ATGTGAAGATGACAAGCCCTTCTTGCAAAACCACCAAGTATCCAAGGAGAAAGCAAAAAGTTTAGGTGTTAATTATATTCCTTTGGAAGTGAGTCTTAGGGACACAGTTGAAAGCCTAAAGGAAAAGGATTATGTCAACTTTTAA